In Setaria italica strain Yugu1 chromosome IX, Setaria_italica_v2.0, whole genome shotgun sequence, the genomic stretch ttagTATGTCTGATCACCCCAATGTTATTAACACAACAACAAAATTAACACGAAAAGCAGGGTGAGTAATTTTGTAACAATGCAAAAAGATGCCACATCTTAGCAGCTTAGCTTCATTTTTATACCTACAGGGCTATAGTACCATCAGGTGCATTGACCTACCGCATGAACTTTAAGTTTCTGTTTGGAATTATATATGATATATGAGGGTCCGTTGCTGACAGTAGTATTTGTTTGTTTCTAATGGTAGGTCCCTTGACAAGAACACATCAGGTGTGTAAAGTGCCCCTATGCTCTTTCAATCAATATTTCATACAACCAAAAGAGCTCTGTTGTGCAAAATAAAAGTAGCATGGTCTAACACTTTGATCTGTGCTTCTCACCTAACAGGCCCACCAGCTAGCTGCACATACGACGTTTACTGCTTTGGGAAGGTGCTAATTGAGCTAATCACAGGAAACCTTGGTGTGAGTGGCTCAAATGACTCAGATTCAGATGAGTGGTTGGCAAGAACATTAGGTTATATTGATGCCAATGACAAGGAGGGTGTCTCAGGTATCGTGGATCCTTCCCTTGTTGTGGATGAAGACCACCTAGAGGAAGTATGGGCAGTGGCCATCATCGCGAAGACATGCCTGAATCCAAAGCCTACTAGGCGGCCACTTGCTCGGTACGTCCTGAAAGCGCTGGAGAACCCACTAACGGTGGTGCGGGAACGGGAAGAGCTCCGCTCCAATTCATCTCAGCTCAAGAGTACCTCATCTCGAAGCTCTTGGCGTTTTGCTTTCCATGGAAACAAGTACCAGAGTTGGGACGTCATGCCAACATCGGGGAAAGCACTTGCTCCGAATAATAAAGCCAAGTCACAGGGAACAGAAGGAAGTGACGAGGATGAGGAGAATTCATTCTCGTTCAAGAGGGCTTCGCGGGAGAATTTCCCGGATCCCATAGAGTTGGAAGATAGTGTTGTTGTGTAGGAGTACCACAGATTAGCAATACTTTGGTGTGCATCTCTTTGATGCATCTAGGTGAAAAACTGTGTATACAGAGTAGGCCTGCTTTCCTTTTCCCCCTCTTAGTTTCAGTAATCTGTATTGGAAATAAATGGCGCGGCAGGTGCGCGGTCCTCGAAATGAAAGCCATCACAAGTTTCTGATCTGACCCGTTTGCCATGCTGGACTTTTGAATCGCAGAATTTGAACATGTAGCGGACTTTGAGGGGAAACTGAATTCTGATGCGATGATCTTGACAAATACAGAAGAAATGCCGGTGACAGAGAGAACTTCCCGAGCATAACCACCGCATCCGGCATGCATCAGGTGGTGCTTTCCCTGTAATGAACTCTCGAAGAAAAATCGACAGAGTTGAATGAAATCTGGCCAAAagaatgaatttttttttttttgcataaagATAAGGTCAAGAATGAAAaaatatttgcaaaaaaaaacaaggtcCCACCGAGATTTGAACTCGGGTTACTGGATTCAGAGTCCAATGTCCTAACCACTAGACCATGGGACCATTTCGCGGTtattaaaacaaaaggaaatatttGAAAGGATACATTTCCATGGTGCCTCCTTAACACGGTAGTTGTTTTCTAGGCAGTTTTCAGCATTTTGTGATCCAACGGTGCCTTCATTGAGAACTAGCAGTACGTGCTGTTACGTTTCTCTGTCATGAAACTCTTGAGAGGTAACATCATTGAGTGGTATTCTCAACTTTTGTCTAGCTGTTCTGTTGCCTGAGAGGTACATGGGATCGATCAGCAACAAATTAAAGATATCCTCGTACAAACATGAACATTCAGACACGCAGCGCTACTGGTTACTCCTAATCTATGTGCACGTTCCTTGGAGTAGTGAATAACCTTGGAGGAAACACAAGCACAATATGCTACTCATTACTCCTAATCTATGTGCACGTTAACTTGGAGTATGTTCCTGACTTCCTGCAGCGCAATTGATCATCTGACCAAACAGCGAACTAGCGCTAACGGGGGCTTTCTTGCTTTGTCTGAAACTCTGATTCATCAGGCACTGACCAGAACGACCACAAGTTCTTACAGAGGATGGAGAGGACATGGAAGAGATCACCACGACGCTCGCCACAGAACGAAGAGGAGACTGGGCATCTGTGACAGTGAGGCATTGAAGCCACACGCCTGCTAACGTGCCATGTGCGCCGGCCAAATTCTGCTCTACTCCGCGGAGCCCCCAGTAACCGTGGGGCTTGTCGCGCCCATCGGCTTCGGAAAACGGCGCGGACCGCGGAGGAACAGAGCCGTACTGTCGGGGATACAGAGGGTGGCGGCCGGAGGTAGCGGCAGTGCGAGAGCTGAGAAGAGGATAAGGTAGCAGCGGCGAATCGGACAATCTATAGTCTTCGCACACATCTTAAAGCACCGGAAGCCAAGTAACTACCTGGCTTCCGGAAGctggccttgtttacttccctccaaaatccactatgcaaaaagaagattccccatcacatcaaacttgcggtacatgcatggagtactaaatgtagatgaaatcaaaaactaattgtacagttttgttgtactttgcgagacgaatcttttgagcctaattagtcaatgtttggataataattcacaaatataaacgaaatgctacagttgcgcatttatgacaaaatgcaaactttgtcaCTCCCAATTTaagaactaaacaaggctcGAGATAGGTTTTCCACGTGTTCTTAGTTTCATTTCCATATTCTTGCCTTTGCACCTGTCAATAGAAAAAACCCAGACTAAAGGGAAATTGGCCCACAATCTAGATGGGCTTGGACCAAAACAAAACATGAGCATCTCGCCTCAACCGGTCTTGCGCTGATAGGGCCCAGGGACGAAAACAGAAACCTCTCCTTCGgaccatcgccgccggcgcgccgccaccATGGCTGCCGCCCGTGGCCAAACCCTCGGCCGGAGTAGCTTCTCCCGCGCCACATCCAACccggcggcctcctcgtcgGGCGCTGCGGGCATAAAGCTTGGCCCGAACGGCGCTGCCTTCGTCTCCTCGGGCATCCCCGACCTCGACAGTAAGCAGCTTCTTGCTCACAAAAATCTTCTCTCTCCGATGAGGAAGATTCGTCTTTCGCTTTTTATGTTCCCGAATGATATGCACGATCTTTTCGGTGAGAAATACTATCTTCTCTTGGCATCGATGTTCAGGATTTTTTTTAGATGTATATCTGCGCGTTGTGACGGAAACAATGCCAACTAAAGGTTTAAAAATTTTCACAGACCTATCACCTATGTTTGCAAAAAGTTTTAATTTGCTTCCATCTTTACACTATTATCATTGCTTGCCTCTACCTCTAGGCTTGGGCAGGAAGAACTGATATGCTTTCATATCAGATATGTGGAAGTGGTACACAAGGATATCAGTATGAAAATAATTAGCATGGTAGGAGTACACGGTAGAAACTAGACATGCATGGAAGCTACTTCATGTGATGAAGAGTGCATTAGAATCGAAATTGCAAATtgataagaaaaaaaacttgcatTAAAAGTTGTTGTGCATTTGTAATCACTGAATCATCATTATTTTGCACTCTCTTGCAGGGATTTTGGGTGGTGGGTTCCTTCTTGGCTCAGTTGTAATGATCATGGAAGATGCTGATGCACCACACCACCTTCTGCTTCTTCGATGCTTCATGGCACAGGGTGTTATACACAAGCAGCCCCTGCTGTTTGCAGGACCTATGAAGGAACCACGGTTATTCCTTGGTACACTGCCTGCTCCTGTTTCATCTTCAAAGGAGGATGGAAGGCACAGAGTGATGGGGGTCGGAGCAAGTAGTGATGGACGAGGAAGTGTACGTCTCCTGAATAATTTTTATTAGTAAAGTTAAATTGCCAAGGAGGGTTCTTCTTATATTGCTCTGGAAATGTTATTTCACAGGATGAGGGTTTGAGGATAGCTTGGCAGTACAAGAAATACTTTGGGGATGAGAAGACCTCTGGTGCTGAACATAAAGGTGTTCCTTCACTCCCTCTGTTAATGTTTCACTTTATTCTTTGTTTTGTTGGTGTTGATTTTCTGTGGTACACACAGAGCCACATTTTTCATTCAAGTATTCTTGACATGGATGTttagaaaatatattaaaaatggAGAGTGATTATTCGTTACCAAACTTATAATTTCTTGCTCTTTGCCGTTGTAATCAACTCGGTCCTAGGAGCTTGCAACCTGATACTGAGCCTAGCTCAGTTGATCAAGGGCGTGGCCATATGCCCAGACTACCCATGTTCAAGTCCTTGTTGAGGAGAATTGGGGTGCCTACTTCTTCTTAATTAAAAAGCCACCTAGTTCCTCCTAGGTTGGTtaagttttttcttcttctgtgaCTGACAAGATAACAGCTAATCTATGTAGTACATATTAGTTTTCTTGAATAAGCAATTTCTAGTTATGTTGTTCAAGCTAAGCTTTATTGTAGTCCCTCAAGATGTCCATGAAAAGTCTGATTCATTTAGCGCTATTGCAGATAATAAGCAGGAATTCAGCAATGATTTTGATTTGAGGAAGCCCTTGGAAAGGCATCTACTTAATGGACAGAATATTGAGTGTGTAAGCACTCAAGATGCAGATAATCTCAGAGACCTCCAGGATCGTTGTTCCACTTTCTTATCCAAGCTTCCTGGGTGAGGTTAATTTTTGGTTTAATATTCAAAATTGCTTCCTTTGAGAACTATCATGGTTTAGTTGCAATACCGTTTCATCACCAACTAGTCTATGTTAACATGCTTTTATTGTCCAATAATGATAAAATTGGTTATACTACCCGTGTGCTACGCGTCTGTGCCTAGTTTTGATTTTGAACTTCTCTTTTGTTTTCCGCATTCAGAAAAGATGGTGGAAGTTTAACTGCTGGGAGAATTGCTATACAATCACTCTGTGCACCCCAGTGTGGATACTTTGAGAAGGCAAGGATTTAATTCAACAATATCCATTGACTGGCTACTATAGTCTGTTGAAAATTTGAAGCCAATTTATGTTCATTCTTTTCTATCTACTTTTGCAGGACTGGGAAATGATCTCATTTATCAGGTCACTGAAGGCCATGGTGCGCTCATCTAATTCTGTTGCTGTTGTAACATTTCCAAGTACAGTTCTGTCAAATTCGTTCTGCAGGAGATGGCAACATCTGGCAGATACACTGTTGTCTATTAAAGCAATTCCAGGCAAGCTCGGCCCATCAAATTTTGTGTCCTGATAACCATTTCAACCATGTAAGTTGTCCAGCATTTTAATTGACTGATTCTGGTTACAGATGAGGACAAAGACTTGGCAAAACTCCTCACAGGGTATCAAGATATGGTTGGTTTTTTACACGTCCATAAGGTGGCACAGACTAATAGTCAGGTACCCAAGTTCTTTTTTGTAAGTGCTGTAAAATAAACTTTGTGCTTAGCTGTTTTGACACCTTATATGTCGGCAAGCAGGTGCCTGTGATCTTAGAGGCATCCACACTTTCTCTGAAGCTGCATAAGAGGAGGTCGCTGATCCTAGAACGGTTGAACCAGGCACCAGTTGATGGGTCAAGCGGGCCTTCATCTGCTGTATCAGGCAGTTGCTCATCGTCGCAAGGCTCACAGCTTGATTTCTAGTTCAGATTCAGATGAATGACAGATCTAAGATAGGAGGTCAACCGTGTTACATACTTGTTACTCTAGAAAAATGCATCTTTTTAAGGTTTAGCTTCACGTTAGCCATCCCCCCTCATGTATCTTTCAGCTTGTTGTACACCACTATCAGTAGCATTTGAACAGGCTAAAGTTGTATGTTGCTATCTGCTTGTGGCAGTTGATTCACCAAATTTATACTAAATTGTATGTTTGCTCAAGTTGTCCGTTTCAAGCGATCATATTTGCACAAAGTGGCAGCTATGCTGATGCTGCTGAAGAATTTGTGGTCTGCACGAAGACCGAAGTACGGGAAGGAGTTGTGACAAGGACTGCAGCAAGTTTGCAGGTGGTGTCAAACGCAAAGTACAGTTTCAACCTCTCAGGCTTTCGAGTATTAGACTGGAATCTTCATACATGCGCACAGAAGCATTAGGTACCAGGACATATATAAAATGCCTGGAATGGGATTAACAGTCGAACTAACTTTGTATAATTGACTAATATTATGTTTAAGAACATCTGGAGATGATTTTGGAGTTATAAATATACAAAATCAGAGATGCGGAGTTGTGGGGATAGGTATTTGAAGAAGGATAAAACATCTTTTTCAGGTCTAAATATGTGCTGTGATCAGTCGAAGCCGTATACAATCCAGAATCATCAGAATGGGATTTCATTAGGCCAAACTTTTTTTTGAGGGTATCATAATCAGTAGACCTAACTCTTGACGCAAAAGTTCTCTTGAATAAATGGGCTGAACTTATAACTGATAGGCTTACTTGGCCCATTAACATTTCTACCGTACATCCCAGTGAAGCGATGCCATCCGCCTCTCTTCCTTCCTATagaagaagcagcagccggGCGTTATCGCGACGCGCGCTGAGTCACAAGCCAAGTCAGAGAAGGTTAGGGTTTACCGGTCGAgacttcctcctccccgccgccgccgccgccgccgccatgggacACTCCAACGTCTGGAACTCGCACCCCAAGAACTACGGCCCCGGATCCAGGGTTTGGTAATCCTCTACCCCCCTCGCACCTCGTTCCTCCCACCTAATCGCAAAATGTTCTGTGAAACTGCGATGTATCTTTGTTATGTCCACCGTTGAATCCGTCAGGTTGAGCTTGTGTTTGGGCTTTGGTGCTTCCATGTCCAGATTGATTTGCGTGCCCTTACGCTTGTGGAGTAGTTAATGTCGATGGTTGCTAATGGATGCCGTGGTGTGGTTTTTTGATTGCAGCCGCGTGTGCGCCAACCCCCACGGCCTGATCCGGAAGTACGGGCTCATGTGCTGCAGGCAGTGCTTCCGCAGCAACGCCAAGGACATCGGCTTCATCAAGGTATGCGACAGAAGCTTTCGGGCCCCTGCTTCCTCTAACCTATAACCTAGCCCTTTGTTTGGTAGTGGTTTGCATGGTTGAGTATTTTGTAAGCGTATGGTTCATCCTGTTCTGCTATGATTTATCCCGTTCATGCTTCGCCATATCTGTGTTGGTCGAACAGGGACAAATAGTATGTTAAATGGTTTCTTAGAACTGGAAGTGATGCCCATGGTGCCAATGTTATTGCACTTATATTCTGCCGTCAATACTAGCTTGGACGCTGCATAAATTCTTGCTCCTGTTTACAGATGACCTTTAGGCCAACATCTAGTAAATTATTCAGATTGTTCTGTGATTGGCTCAACTTTGTAGCTAGCAATTTAGTCTCTGTGTGTGCTGTGTAGTAACAGCCTAATTCTTCTATTTGCAATAGCAAGGCAGTGACAAGATTATGGCTTTTTGTAACGATTTCGTACCTGTGTCTTATTGTAAAAGGTGGTCTATAATTGACATTTTATTTACAAGTCTCTTATTAGCAATATAAACTAGCTATAGTAACAGTCTAATTCGTTTAGGTACTAAGGTAGTTGCAAGACTATGGCTCAGATTTTTGTAGTTAGCAATTTTGAACCCCCGTGAAGTCACTTGTTGTAGAGGTTGGTCAATTATCAACATGCTTTTACTGCTGCAGTTGGGCATAAGCTCTGAAGCATGCTGATTTCCACACATCCAGCAGGTGTTTCTTATTATTTAGAATTTCTCAATGCCTATTTTCTGATGAAGATGCTGGGCAGTTTAGCTGTAGGTAAACAATTGTGCTGTGTTTTTTTTATACTGGAAAGTTTCAATGTGTATTGGCCCGTTCTATCTGCAATTTAGAGTGTAGGTACTCTATTGTAGAATTAAGCCCATGTTTCCCATATTTGTACGGTGCACACTGGCACAAAACATTTCTTGTTCAATGAGTTGGTGGTTATAGACATTCTAGTTTGGTTAAGGCAGACTGTTGTGgtgatgttttttttattttgagacTCACAATGTGCGCTCTTATTATGCAGTACCGCTGAAAACTTGAGGAGGTCCAAAGCATCACGAGAATGGGAGCACGGATGAGGAGCATCTTCTTTGATCCGTCTTTTGCTTAGTACTATCATAATCATACCATGTACTGAATTATTTGGGTTTAAAATGGACCAAGTCGTTGTATTCTAGCTGGCAGTCTACCGCGTGCTAGTTGAGAATGTAGAACAGCAATGATCAGACTAATATCAGTGTTATTGTGCCGCATTACCGTTGCTATCGTGCCTGCATTGGAGTTTCTCGTCTGAAAGGTTCATGCCATTTTATCCGCCGTGCCCTCGATTTAGCCCCATGTTTCCTCTGCTTTGATTACGTTTTGAGTCACTATGATTATGATGTGTTCTACGGTGTCGCAGTTGTATCTTGTATTGCTTTATGCGGGCACTCCGTTTTACTCCCTCCACCTAAAAAACAGGTCATTTTACGTATTGAATCTGTGTTTTttatggagggagtacgtggCAGGTGAGCTCCTCCTTCGTGGCAGCCAATTCGTTCATTTGGTCAGGCCCATACTACAAATAGAGTTAGAGAGTTGTCTCCATGGTTTAGAGCCCATATGCAGCTAGACCTAGACGCGGGCTCGGTTCTTTGATGGGCTTGAACATAACTTTATTGGGTCAGGCCCATTCCACAAATAGATGGATAGAGATTTGTCTCCATGGTCAGAGCCCAGCAAATGCAGCTAGACGCAGGCTGTTGCTGTGATGTGCTTGAACTGTACTTTATTGGGTCTAGCCCATACTACTAATAGATATAGAGATTTGTCTCCGCACGGTAAAGCAGCGTGGTGCTCTCATCGTTGGTAAAACACTGCCGCGCTTGAAATTTACAGGCAGACTTTCACATTCACCTTGACATTTATGTTCTGGGCTGTCGAGGTTCTGGCTTGCTGCCCGTAAAACTCACGCCTTTACAGGGAAGCTCGTGATTCTTTACACTTTTACACTTGCATCCAATCGCCCATTGCCGTGGAGGACCACGAGCGCTTGGCAATCGGACGCCGCGCTCCACCAATTTCCAATTCCGCTGCCACGAACAGCGAGCATGGCTGGACCAGCCACAAGGCGGCCTTCCCCTTTTCAATCATGCAGCGGAGCACACGGGCGCGTTTGGTTCGAGGATCAGGCGAGCCTCGCTCGCATCTACCAGCCAGGCTGGGCTAGATCAGACTAACGGCATGCAGAACTTCAGTGTTTGGTTCACTGCACGATGATATACAGGATGCAAAAAGCACGTGATTGGTTGCAACCAAGTTCAACACACATACAGATGCATTTGTTTGGTTGACTACATGCAAGAGAGTTTGAACATACGAGGACTTGACTTGGTAAGGTTACCACCTAATTTTTGGACATCCCAGATACTCGTAGAACATAGATGATTACACACGGTTAGAAACTAAAATTAATATGCAAATAAACTGAGCTAAGATCATAACAAACTGCACAATAATGATGGCATTGATTCTTTCTCTTGCTTGATGGCCTTGCAGTCATCGGGCTCTTCACTTTTGATGACTTGATCACCATGTCTTTTGTGGTAACCTGCAAAAACTTTACCTTTTGTCTTGTATCCTTTGTAACAAGCTCCTTTGAAGCTATTGACCTGTGCATGGCATTCTTCCTAGGTGGCAAAAACTCCAGTTTGGCGGCCACAAGAAACAACATGCCAAGTCATAATGGCAGTCCTAAATATGTAAAATGACACAGTGAAAACAAATGAGATAGAATATATAATTGTGAACACAATGTCTGAAAGTAAAGTAATCATAGGTAATGGATTGTGCTCAGTTAATGGATAGATAGCTCAAATTCAACAAGCATGGATGGTTCATATCATAGGCAATGGACACATAGCTCAGATCATGCAAGTATGAATGGTTCACATCATAGGTAATGGACATATAGCTAAGATCATGCAAATATGAAATGCTTACATCAGACGCAATGGACAGAAAGAAAACTCAGAATCAACATGTAAGAAAACAAAATAGCAAAGGCAAAGGAGAAATGGTCATGAATTAAAGTCATGGTCATAACTGCAACCATGGTCAAGTGTCCATCACATCATAGGCAATGTAATTGACTGATCAGATACATCATCACAGAGCTAATGCATATTCCAATGTCACTTGAACCACACCTCAAGTTTGTACCACACAGACCTAGAACCACCCAACCATGAGTTACTGACCTACAGAGACAAGCATGTTGTCTCAAACCAAAAGAATTGAAGCATAGTGTTGCCAGCTCCAGTTAGCTTTGTCCTCCACAAAATATTCATCAAACTGCACAAAAGGAGTAAACAGCAGGATAGCAGCTTCGCTCCACAAAAGAAAGATCAGTTAGTAAGCATGTGAGGAGATCTACATGTAGTAGCGCTTGTTCTGAGCCAGAGGACATGGTGCTTGGCATACAGTACCTACTAACTGTCTCCATAGACCTCCTAAATGGTTGGTGGATGACCCTAAATCTTTGGTTGTGGCCTACAACATGAAAATATATTGCAACTTGCTCCTCTACACTACTATGTATGGTGTCCCTTAGCAAGCTCTTTTCACTTAGAAGGTTACACAAGTTGAAAAAAAAGGAGGTCTACGCATGCGCAGCATGCTAACACATTCTATATCATTACAGTTATAAATTTTATTCAGATTGGCTTGGTGTTCCTCATCCATGACACTTATTGGGGCACAGGTAATATGAGGACATGAACTTTGTGCCACCCTAAGACTACTCATGAAGTATGCATAAATAATAGTAACAAAAGCAGCAGCTTGAGTCACAAGCATGCGTCTCTGGTCGACCTGGTCCATCTATTTCAGTGCGAGAATGAAAAAGGCATTGCTCAGAATAAGAACAAATTATAACAAAGGTGCTACTGCTCAACAATCATAGACAAGAACAATAGGCAGTGCTCATATAtcacatttttatcatgttATAATCAAACATTATTGACTAAGGATATGTGCTCATTTATCATTGTCTTTTTCATCTTATAAACAATCATCATTGGCTAGGAAGTGGAAGAGGGCAAGGGTGAGGATGGAGGGAGGGTTACGGCAACGGTGAGGATATAAAACCAGCAGATGGCGCGAAAGGAGGGGTAACTCTAGACTTTTCCCCCGTGCGCGCGCCTGCACCGCGCGAGCCAATTTTTATAGCCCCCGCGCGCTCCCTCTCGTCCCGCGCGAGCCAGGCTGCCCAGAAACGGATTTCATTTACGTTTCCGGCAGATAGGCTCCGCCGGGCCTTTTGCATGCCTCAGGTGCCAGGTCGAGTGCAGGCAAAGCAAACTCCCGAAACCTGCGTCCCGTGGACCAGGCTGGGCCAAATGCAAACCGCCCCAGGTGTCTCGAGAGGAAGCTTCGTCCTCGCCGCGACCCGCGCGGACGAGGACGGGGGAGACGGCGAGCGCCCGGGACAGGTGGGAGTAGCACGTGCTGCGCCTGCACGGGCACGGCgcgcggctcggctcggctggCACGCCACTGCCGCACCACGGCACCAGCGCATGCGCACACGcgcgccagccagccagccagccaggccCAGGCCCGACCCCGACGCCGATCCGTCCAATCGCTGCCGCGATTTTTATTGGGGGGCAACCTGGAATCCGAGCCGCTGATgccgtctcctcctccggcgagccACACCCGCACAGCCAGCCACGTGGGGCCCCCGCCCATAGCTGTTCCCAGCCTGCCCGGATGGACTCCAGCATAAAAGCGGAACAGCGCACGCCTCCACACTCCGTTCACTGCCCTGTGGGGTCTCAGGAATATACGGGCCCACGGGCCTCCCAAGTTGCGCGGGTCTTTCTGTGGGCTGGCAGGCATGATCGATCGAAGTAGACCGGATTAGTTAATGGGCAACTTGCGGAATGGAATAATGAGGCGTTTATAATTTGATGGATTCGAGCGGCGGGCCCACCGCCTTCTGTGGACGCAACTTTTATGTTGAACAACACGAAGAACtcgggagatctgcttaactccagtgatCGATTCGTGGGTGGTGCAAGatgtgccagtcaatttgatcTAAAAATTAACAATGTAAATATTAAATTTCTGAGCCGATCGAGGGTGAAGCCTCGAGCTTATGGTTAGGCATTtttgaataaacaccacaacagatagata encodes the following:
- the LOC101764305 gene encoding elongator complex protein 4, encoding MAAARGQTLGRSSFSRATSNPAASSSGAAGIKLGPNGAAFVSSGIPDLDRILGGGFLLGSVVMIMEDADAPHHLLLLRCFMAQGVIHKQPLLFAGPMKEPRLFLGTLPAPVSSSKEDGRHRVMGVGASSDGRGSDEGLRIAWQYKKYFGDEKTSGAEHKDNKQEFSNDFDLRKPLERHLLNGQNIECVSTQDADNLRDLQDRCSTFLSKLPGKDGGSLTAGRIAIQSLCAPQCGYFEKDWEMISFIRSLKAMVRSSNSVAVVTFPSTVLSNSFCRRWQHLADTLLSIKAIPDEDKDLAKLLTGYQDMVGFLHVHKVAQTNSQVPVILEASTLSLKLHKRRSLILERLNQAPVDGSSGPSSAVSGSCSSSQGSQLDF